One stretch of Nicotiana tabacum cultivar K326 chromosome 18, ASM71507v2, whole genome shotgun sequence DNA includes these proteins:
- the LOC107827156 gene encoding cadmium/zinc-transporting ATPase HMA3-like (The RefSeq protein has 2 substitutions compared to this genomic sequence), with translation MVESEKMNETKKLSKSYFDVLGICCTSEVVLVEKILKNLEGVKEVSVIVTTKTVIVIHDSLLISPQQIVKALNQARLEASIRVKGEKNYQKKWPSPFAIGSGILLGLSFLKYFFAPFQWLALAAVAVGIPPIIFRGVAAVRNLTLDINILVLIAVAGSIVLHDYWEAGTIVFLFAIAEWLESRASHKATAAMSSLVNIVPPTAVLAESGEVVNVDEVKVNSILAVKAGETIPIDGVVVEGECDVDEKTLTGESFPVSKQRDSTVWAGTTNLNGYISVKTTALAEDCAVARMAQLVEDAQNKKSKTQRYIDKCAKYYTPAIVAISASLAIVPTALRVHNRNEWYRLALVTLVSACPCALVLSTPVAMCCALSKAATSGLLFKGAEYLETLAKIKIMAFDKTGTITKGEFMVTEFKSLIDGFSLNTLLYWVSSIESKSGHPMAAALVDYAQSNSVEPKPDRVEQFQNFPGEGIFGRIDGMEIYVGNRKISSRAGCTTVPEIEGDSFKGKSVGYIFLGSSPAGIFSLSDVCRIGVKEAMRELKQMGIKTAMLTGDCYAAANHVQDQLGGALDEFQAELLPEDKATIIKGFQKEAPTAMIGDGLNDAPALATADIGISMGISGSALAKETGHVILMTNDIGRIPKAARLARRVRRKIVENMIISVVTKAAIVALAIAGYPLVWAAVLADTGTCLLVILNSMLLLRGGTRRHGKKCWRSSTPSHAPHHKDKASCCKSENAPQLCCSDIESQKKCTSQSCSSEVCVPRCQPVSSGSKSCGNNQCPDSIENSGFHSHRRPQCCSSKMAAKACQSAVSESKSCGNNQCPDSVENSGFHSHPRPECCSSKMAAKACQSAVSESKSCGNNQCPDSVENSGFHSHPRPQCCSSKMAAKAGQSALSESKSCGNNNCSDSIHKSNCHSLTNSLVCSSKMSAPQCHSATSSNKSCGSTKCSDFSDKKCCQSDKIPQTCSTKKSAPGCQSAVSGSKSCGNSKCSDSKDNSSHPSHPDHQTCMSKLCAPQSQSATSSSRTCGNTKCSDTNSKNSCYSQTNSESCSSKMSGPSCKTANSGSRSCRNKKCQDSATENSFHSPLTNPLSGEKLSEQKSLDLVRKDKESSHDLRHGCSDEEHDHTNLDKAYDSCALQECCYSVQGNKTDVSETGIQETAHCDSTNQTCQTASSGSMTCGNDKILDSLSIHGCHSHDNPLHEENNLEQKILDVVGEGIKSPHAVGHGCSDKEHDHSHPEKAYDSCATDDCCFSVQVHGIDDVSKSEIQETAHCDSTKQSMVISSSCKHEPKDQVNHCGLHSKTTPTDEELAKLVRRCCKYKPCHDVRSGCRKHAAECGPTVRSTINILRDNHHHYLDCSGRKVCSLLEKRHIGGCCDSFRKECCAKKKHLGASFGGGLSEIVIE, from the exons atggtggaaagtgaaaaaatgaatgaaacaaaGAAGTTGAGCAAGAGctattttgatgttttgggaATTTGCTGTACTTCAGAAGTTGTTCTAGTTGAAAAAATTCTCAAGAATCTTGAAGGGGTTAAAGAGGTTTCAGTAATTGTCACAACAAAGACTGTCATTGTTATTCATGATTCTCTTCTCATTTCTCCGCAACAAATTG TTAAAGCATTGAATCAAGCAAGATTAGAAGCAAGCATAAGAGTGAAAGGAGAGAAAAACTACCAAAAGAAATGGCCAAGTCCATTTGCAATTGGCAGTGGAATATTGCTTGGACTCTCATTTTTGAAGTACTTTTTTGCACCTTTCCAATGGTTAGCACTTGCAGCTGTTGCAGTTGGGATTCCTCCAATTATTTTTAGAGGTGTGGCTGCCGTGCGAAACCTCACTCTTGACATCAACATTCTTGTTTTAATAGCAG TGACGGGATCAATTGTTTTACACGATTATTGGGAAGCTGGTACTATTGTCTTCTTATTCACCATTGCAGAATGGCTAGAGTCAAGGGCAAGTCACAAG GCTACCGCTGCTATGTCATCACTGGTCAATATAGTCCCTCCAACAGCAGTTTTAGCTGAAAGCGGAGAAGTCGTAAATGTTGATGAAGTCAAGGTGAATAGCATTCTTGCTGTGAAAGCTGGTGAAACTATACCTATTGATGGAGTTGTAGTGGAAGGGGAATGTGACGTGGACGAGAAAACACTGACAGGCGAGTCGTTTCCAGTTTCTAAGCAAAGAGATTCAACGGTCTGGGCTGGCACTACAAATCTAAATG GCTATATCAGTGTTAAGACTACGGCTTTGGCTGAAGATTGTGCGGTGGCTAGGATGGCGCAGCTTGTCGAAGATGCTCAGAACAAGAAATCAAAAACCCAAAGATACATCGACAAGTGTGCTAAATATTATACACCAG CAATTGTGGCTATATCAGCTTCTTTGGCAATTGTTCCTACTGCATTAAGAGTTCACAATCGAAATGAATGGTATCGCTTGGCTTTGGTCACATTGGTGAGTGCATGTCCGTGTGCACTTGTTCTATCTACACCAGTTGCCATGTGTTGCGCACTTTCAAAAGCAGCAACGTCCGGTCTTCTGTTTAAAGGAGCAGAGTACCTTGAGACTCTAGCTAAAATCAAAATCATGGCTTTTGACAAAACAGGGACTATAACTAAAGGAGAATTTATGGTGACCGAGTTCAAGTCTCTGATTGATGGTTTTAGTCTCAATACACTGCTTTACTG GGTTTCAAGCATTGAGAGCAAGTCAGGTCATCCGATGGCAGCCGCTCTGGTGGACTATGCACAATCAAATTCCGTTGAGCCAAAGCCTGATAGAGTTGAGCAGTTTCAAAATTTTCCTGGTGAAGGGATATTTGGAAGAATTGATGGAATGGAAATCTATGTCGGGAATAGGAAAATTTCTTCAAGAGCTGGATGTACCACAG TACCAGAAATAGAGGGTGATAGTTTCAAAGGAAAGTCTGTTGGATACATATTTTTGGGATCATCTCCAGCTGGAATTTTCAGTCTTTCCGATGTTTGTCGAATTGGTGTAAAAGAAGCAATGAGAGAACTGAAGCAGATGGGTATCAAAACCGCGATGCTTACTGGTGATTGTTATGCAGCTGCCAACCATGTGCAGGATCAG TTAGGTGGAGCTTTGGATGAATTTCAAGCAGAACTCCTACCAGAGGACAAGGCAACAATCATCAAGGGTTTTCAGAAGGAAGCTCCAACAGCGATGATAGGCGACGGCCTTAATGATGCTCCTGCATTAGCAACAGCTGACATTGGCATCTCAATGGGCATCTCTGGGTCAGCTCTCGCTAAAGAAACAGGCCATGTTATACTAATGACAAATGACATCGGAAGAATACCGAAAGCTGCACGTCTTGCTAGAAGAGTTCgaaggaagattgttgagaataTGATTATATCAGTCGTTACAAAGGCTGCCATAGTTGCATTGGCAATAGCAGGTTATCCATTGGTTTGGGCTGCTGTCCTCGCAGATACTGGGACATGCTTGCTAGTGATTTTGAACAGCATGCTACTTCTACGAGGAGGCACACGCAGACATGGGAAAAAATGTTGGAGATCTTCTACTCCTTCGCATGCTCCCCACCACAAAGACAAAGCTTCATGTTGCAAGTCGGAAAATGCTCCCCAGCTGTGTTGCTCTGATATTGAGTCACAAAAGAAATGTACAAGTCAATCATGCTCGTCCGAGGTGTGTGTTCCAAGATGTCAACCTGTCTCCTCAGGATCAAAGTCATGTGGAAATAATCAGTGCCCAGACTCCATTGAAAATAGTGGTTTTCATTCTCATCGCCGTCCTCAATGCTGCTCGTCGAAGATGGCTGCTAAAGCATGCCAATCTGCAGTTTCAGAATCAAAGTCATGCGGAAATAATCAGTGCCCAGACTCCGTTGAAAATAGTGGTTTTCATTCTCATCCCCGTCCTGAATGCTGCTCGTCGAAGATGGCTGCTAAAGCGTGCCAATCTGCAGTTTCAGAATCAAAGTCATGTGGAAATAATCAGTGCCCAGACTCCGTTGAAAATAGTGGTTTTCATTCTCATCCCCGTCCTCAATGCTGTTCATCGAAGATGGCTGCTAAAGCAGGCCAATCTGCACTTTCAGAATCAAAGTCATGTGGAAATAACAATTGCTCAGACTCCATTCACAAGAGTAATTGTCATTCTTTAACTAACTCTCTAGTATGTTCTTCCAAGATGTCTGCTCCACAATGTCATTCTGCTACTTCAAGCAACAAATCATGTGGAAGTACCAAGTGCTCCGACTTCAGTGACAAAAAATGTTGTCAATCCGACAAAATTCCTCAAACGTGCTCTACCAAGAAGTCTGCTCCAGGATGTCAATCTGCAGTTTCTGGGTCTAAATCATGTGGAAATAGCAAGTGTTCAGACTCAAAAGACAATAGTAGCCATCCTTCACATCCCGATCATCAAACATGCATGTCTAAGTTGTGTGCTCCACAAAGCCAATCTGCAACTTCAAGCTCCAGGACATGTGGAAATACAAAGTGCTCGGACACCAATAGCAAGAATTCTTGTTATTCACAAACCAACTCTGAATCATGCTCTTCAAAGATGTCTGGTCCATCATGCAAAACTGCTAATTCAG GTTCAAGGTCATGCAGAAATAAGAAGTGCCAGGACTCTGCAACCGAGAACAGTTTTCATTCACCACTTACTAATCCACTCAGTGGGGAAAAGCTTTCGGAGCAGAAAAGCTTGGATTTAGTCCGAAAAGATAAGGAATCAAGTCATGATCTTCGTCATGGCTGCTCTGACGAGGAACATGATCATACAAATTTAGACAAGGCATATGACAGTTGTGCCTTACAAGAATGTTGTTATTCGGTTCAAGGCAATAAAACTGATGTATCAGAAACTGGAATCCAGGAAACTGCTCATTGTGACAGCACCAATCAAACATGCCAAACTGCAAGTTCAG GATCGATGACATGCGGAAATGATAAGATCCTGGACTCTCTAAGCATCCATGGTTGTCATTCGCATGATAATCCACTCCACGAGGAGAACAACTTGGAGCAGAAAATCTTGGATGTTGTTGGAGAAGGTATAAAATCACCTCATGCTGTCGGTCATGGCTGTTCGGACAAGGAACACGATCACTCACATCCAGAAAAGGCATATGACAGTTGTGCAACAGATGATTGTTGTTTTTCAGTTCAAGTCCATGGCATTGACGACGTATCAAAAAGTGAAATTCAAGAAACTGCTCATTGTGACAGCACAAAGCAGAGCATGGTCATCTCCAGCAGCTGCAAACATGAACCAAAAGATCAGGTAAATCACTGTGGACTTCACTCTAAAACTACTCCAACTGATGAAGAACTAGCCAAGCTGGTTAGAAGATGCTGCAAATACAAACCATGCCACGACGTCCGTTCTGGCTGCAGGAAGCATGCTGCAGAATGTGGTCCAACCGTTCGATCAACCATCAATATCTTACGGGACAACCATCATCATTACCTAGACTGCAGTGGTCGTAAGGTTTGTTCGCTGTTGGAGAAGAGACACATCGGTGGATGCTGTGACAGCTTCAGAAAAGAATGTTGTGCCAAGAAAAAACACCTTGGAGCAAGTTTTGGAGGAGGTTTATCAGAAATTGTCATAGAGTAG
- the LOC107827156 gene encoding cadmium/zinc-transporting ATPase HMA3-like isoform X1, which produces MVESEKMNETKKLSKSYFDVLGICCTSEVVLVEKILKNLEGVKEVSVIVTTKTVIVIHDSLLISPQQIVKALNQARLEASIRVKGEKNYQKKWPSPFAIGSGILLGLSFLKYFFAPFQWLALAAVAVGIPPIIFRGVAAVRNLTLDINILVLIAVTGSIVLHDYWEAGTIVFLFTIAEWLESRASHKATAAMSSLVNIVPPTAVLAESGEVVNVDEVKVNSILAVKAGETIPIDGVVVEGECDVDEKTLTGESFPVSKQRDSTVWAGTTNLNGYISVKTTALAEDCAVARMAQLVEDAQNKKSKTQRYIDKCAKYYTPAIVAISASLAIVPTALRVHNRNEWYRLALVTLVSACPCALVLSTPVAMCCALSKAATSGLLFKGAEYLETLAKIKIMAFDKTGTITKGEFMVTEFKSLIDGFSLNTLLYWVSSIESKSGHPMAAALVDYAQSNSVEPKPDRVEQFQNFPGEGIFGRIDGMEIYVGNRKISSRAGCTTVPEIEGDSFKGKSVGYIFLGSSPAGIFSLSDVCRIGVKEAMRELKQMGIKTAMLTGDCYAAANHVQDQLGGALDEFQAELLPEDKATIIKGFQKEAPTAMIGDGLNDAPALATADIGISMGISGSALAKETGHVILMTNDIGRIPKAARLARRVRRKIVENMIISVVTKAAIVALAIAGYPLVWAAVLADTGTCLLVILNSMLLLRGGTRRHGKKCWRSSTPSHAPHHKDKASCCKSENAPQLCCSDIESQKKCTSQSCSSEVCVPRCQPVSSGSKSCGNNQCPDSIENSGFHSHRRPQCCSSKMAAKACQSAVSESKSCGNNQCPDSVENSGFHSHPRPECCSSKMAAKACQSAVSESKSCGNNQCPDSVENSGFHSHPRPQCCSSKMAAKAGQSALSESKSCGNNNCSDSIHKSNCHSLTNSLVCSSKMSAPQCHSATSSNKSCGSTKCSDFSDKKCCQSDKIPQTCSTKKSAPGCQSAVSGSKSCGNSKCSDSKDNSSHPSHPDHQTCMSKLCAPQSQSATSSSRTCGNTKCSDTNSKNSCYSQTNSESCSSKMSGPSCKTANSGSRSCRNKKCQDSATENSFHSPLTNPLSGEKLSEQKSLDLVRKDKESSHDLRHGCSDEEHDHTNLDKAYDSCALQECCYSVQGNKTDVSETGIQETAHCDSTNQTCQTASSGLRFSGSMTCGNDKILDSLSIHGCHSHDNPLHEENNLEQKILDVVGEGIKSPHAVGHGCSDKEHDHSHPEKAYDSCATDDCCFSVQVHGIDDVSKSEIQETAHCDSTKQSMVISSSCKHEPKDQVNHCGLHSKTTPTDEELAKLVRRCCKYKPCHDVRSGCRKHAAECGPTVRSTINILRDNHHHYLDCSGRKVCSLLEKRHIGGCCDSFRKECCAKKKHLGASFGGGLSEIVIE; this is translated from the exons atggtggaaagtgaaaaaatgaatgaaacaaaGAAGTTGAGCAAGAGctattttgatgttttgggaATTTGCTGTACTTCAGAAGTTGTTCTAGTTGAAAAAATTCTCAAGAATCTTGAAGGGGTTAAAGAGGTTTCAGTAATTGTCACAACAAAGACTGTCATTGTTATTCATGATTCTCTTCTCATTTCTCCGCAACAAATTG TTAAAGCATTGAATCAAGCAAGATTAGAAGCAAGCATAAGAGTGAAAGGAGAGAAAAACTACCAAAAGAAATGGCCAAGTCCATTTGCAATTGGCAGTGGAATATTGCTTGGACTCTCATTTTTGAAGTACTTTTTTGCACCTTTCCAATGGTTAGCACTTGCAGCTGTTGCAGTTGGGATTCCTCCAATTATTTTTAGAGGTGTGGCTGCCGTGCGAAACCTCACTCTTGACATCAACATTCTTGTTTTAATAGCAG TGACGGGATCAATTGTTTTACACGATTATTGGGAAGCTGGTACTATTGTCTTCTTATTCACCATTGCAGAATGGCTAGAGTCAAGGGCAAGTCACAAG GCTACCGCTGCTATGTCATCACTGGTCAATATAGTCCCTCCAACAGCAGTTTTAGCTGAAAGCGGAGAAGTCGTAAATGTTGATGAAGTCAAGGTGAATAGCATTCTTGCTGTGAAAGCTGGTGAAACTATACCTATTGATGGAGTTGTAGTGGAAGGGGAATGTGACGTGGACGAGAAAACACTGACAGGCGAGTCGTTTCCAGTTTCTAAGCAAAGAGATTCAACGGTCTGGGCTGGCACTACAAATCTAAATG GCTATATCAGTGTTAAGACTACGGCTTTGGCTGAAGATTGTGCGGTGGCTAGGATGGCGCAGCTTGTCGAAGATGCTCAGAACAAGAAATCAAAAACCCAAAGATACATCGACAAGTGTGCTAAATATTATACACCAG CAATTGTGGCTATATCAGCTTCTTTGGCAATTGTTCCTACTGCATTAAGAGTTCACAATCGAAATGAATGGTATCGCTTGGCTTTGGTCACATTGGTGAGTGCATGTCCGTGTGCACTTGTTCTATCTACACCAGTTGCCATGTGTTGCGCACTTTCAAAAGCAGCAACGTCCGGTCTTCTGTTTAAAGGAGCAGAGTACCTTGAGACTCTAGCTAAAATCAAAATCATGGCTTTTGACAAAACAGGGACTATAACTAAAGGAGAATTTATGGTGACCGAGTTCAAGTCTCTGATTGATGGTTTTAGTCTCAATACACTGCTTTACTG GGTTTCAAGCATTGAGAGCAAGTCAGGTCATCCGATGGCAGCCGCTCTGGTGGACTATGCACAATCAAATTCCGTTGAGCCAAAGCCTGATAGAGTTGAGCAGTTTCAAAATTTTCCTGGTGAAGGGATATTTGGAAGAATTGATGGAATGGAAATCTATGTCGGGAATAGGAAAATTTCTTCAAGAGCTGGATGTACCACAG TACCAGAAATAGAGGGTGATAGTTTCAAAGGAAAGTCTGTTGGATACATATTTTTGGGATCATCTCCAGCTGGAATTTTCAGTCTTTCCGATGTTTGTCGAATTGGTGTAAAAGAAGCAATGAGAGAACTGAAGCAGATGGGTATCAAAACCGCGATGCTTACTGGTGATTGTTATGCAGCTGCCAACCATGTGCAGGATCAG TTAGGTGGAGCTTTGGATGAATTTCAAGCAGAACTCCTACCAGAGGACAAGGCAACAATCATCAAGGGTTTTCAGAAGGAAGCTCCAACAGCGATGATAGGCGACGGCCTTAATGATGCTCCTGCATTAGCAACAGCTGACATTGGCATCTCAATGGGCATCTCTGGGTCAGCTCTCGCTAAAGAAACAGGCCATGTTATACTAATGACAAATGACATCGGAAGAATACCGAAAGCTGCACGTCTTGCTAGAAGAGTTCgaaggaagattgttgagaataTGATTATATCAGTCGTTACAAAGGCTGCCATAGTTGCATTGGCAATAGCAGGTTATCCATTGGTTTGGGCTGCTGTCCTCGCAGATACTGGGACATGCTTGCTAGTGATTTTGAACAGCATGCTACTTCTACGAGGAGGCACACGCAGACATGGGAAAAAATGTTGGAGATCTTCTACTCCTTCGCATGCTCCCCACCACAAAGACAAAGCTTCATGTTGCAAGTCGGAAAATGCTCCCCAGCTGTGTTGCTCTGATATTGAGTCACAAAAGAAATGTACAAGTCAATCATGCTCGTCCGAGGTGTGTGTTCCAAGATGTCAACCTGTCTCCTCAGGATCAAAGTCATGTGGAAATAATCAGTGCCCAGACTCCATTGAAAATAGTGGTTTTCATTCTCATCGCCGTCCTCAATGCTGCTCGTCGAAGATGGCTGCTAAAGCATGCCAATCTGCAGTTTCAGAATCAAAGTCATGCGGAAATAATCAGTGCCCAGACTCCGTTGAAAATAGTGGTTTTCATTCTCATCCCCGTCCTGAATGCTGCTCGTCGAAGATGGCTGCTAAAGCGTGCCAATCTGCAGTTTCAGAATCAAAGTCATGTGGAAATAATCAGTGCCCAGACTCCGTTGAAAATAGTGGTTTTCATTCTCATCCCCGTCCTCAATGCTGTTCATCGAAGATGGCTGCTAAAGCAGGCCAATCTGCACTTTCAGAATCAAAGTCATGTGGAAATAACAATTGCTCAGACTCCATTCACAAGAGTAATTGTCATTCTTTAACTAACTCTCTAGTATGTTCTTCCAAGATGTCTGCTCCACAATGTCATTCTGCTACTTCAAGCAACAAATCATGTGGAAGTACCAAGTGCTCCGACTTCAGTGACAAAAAATGTTGTCAATCCGACAAAATTCCTCAAACGTGCTCTACCAAGAAGTCTGCTCCAGGATGTCAATCTGCAGTTTCTGGGTCTAAATCATGTGGAAATAGCAAGTGTTCAGACTCAAAAGACAATAGTAGCCATCCTTCACATCCCGATCATCAAACATGCATGTCTAAGTTGTGTGCTCCACAAAGCCAATCTGCAACTTCAAGCTCCAGGACATGTGGAAATACAAAGTGCTCGGACACCAATAGCAAGAATTCTTGTTATTCACAAACCAACTCTGAATCATGCTCTTCAAAGATGTCTGGTCCATCATGCAAAACTGCTAATTCAG GTTCAAGGTCATGCAGAAATAAGAAGTGCCAGGACTCTGCAACCGAGAACAGTTTTCATTCACCACTTACTAATCCACTCAGTGGGGAAAAGCTTTCGGAGCAGAAAAGCTTGGATTTAGTCCGAAAAGATAAGGAATCAAGTCATGATCTTCGTCATGGCTGCTCTGACGAGGAACATGATCATACAAATTTAGACAAGGCATATGACAGTTGTGCCTTACAAGAATGTTGTTATTCGGTTCAAGGCAATAAAACTGATGTATCAGAAACTGGAATCCAGGAAACTGCTCATTGTGACAGCACCAATCAAACATGCCAAACTGCAAGTTCAG GGCTGAGATTTTCAGGATCGATGACATGCGGAAATGATAAGATCCTGGACTCTCTAAGCATCCATGGTTGTCATTCGCATGATAATCCACTCCACGAGGAGAACAACTTGGAGCAGAAAATCTTGGATGTTGTTGGAGAAGGTATAAAATCACCTCATGCTGTCGGTCATGGCTGTTCGGACAAGGAACACGATCACTCACATCCAGAAAAGGCATATGACAGTTGTGCAACAGATGATTGTTGTTTTTCAGTTCAAGTCCATGGCATTGACGACGTATCAAAAAGTGAAATTCAAGAAACTGCTCATTGTGACAGCACAAAGCAGAGCATGGTCATCTCCAGCAGCTGCAAACATGAACCAAAAGATCAGGTAAATCACTGTGGACTTCACTCTAAAACTACTCCAACTGATGAAGAACTAGCCAAGCTGGTTAGAAGATGCTGCAAATACAAACCATGCCACGACGTCCGTTCTGGCTGCAGGAAGCATGCTGCAGAATGTGGTCCAACCGTTCGATCAACCATCAATATCTTACGGGACAACCATCATCATTACCTAGACTGCAGTGGTCGTAAGGTTTGTTCGCTGTTGGAGAAGAGACACATCGGTGGATGCTGTGACAGCTTCAGAAAAGAATGTTGTGCCAAGAAAAAACACCTTGGAGCAAGTTTTGGAGGAGGTTTATCAGAAATTGTCATAGAGTAG